In Streptacidiphilus sp. P02-A3a, the DNA window GGATCCCCGTCCCGCGCCGGGTCCTGCGCCCGCTCGGCCAGGACCTCGGTCGGCAGCTCGCCGCTGCTGCGTTTGCGGCGCTGCGATATGAAGACGTTGACCAGCACCGTCTGCGCGTAACCGGCGGGATTGTCGAGCCGCGACAGCCGCCCCCAGGCGGCGAACATCCGCCCCAGTACCTCCTGCACCAGGTCCTCGGCCAGATGCGAGTCTCCGGCCGTCAGCAGGTACGCCGTCCGGTACAGCTGGCTGCCGCGCCCGACCGCGAACTCCTGGAAGTTGTGCTCCATGCCCGTCTAACGCCGCGACCGGCGCTTTCTGTCGCAGCCGCGGCCCTGCCGGACTATCGAGGGCCGGGCCGCGGTCAGTTGAGCGTCCGGCCCTCGGCCAGCATCGCCACGAAGGTCTCGATGCGTCGGGCCCGGGTCTCCGGGCGCTTGGCCTCGTGGATCCGGTAGAGGACCGCGTAGCGGTTCTGGCCGCCCAGGGTGGCGAAGAACTCGGCCGCGGCCGGGTTCGCGGCCAGCGCCAGCGCCAGATCCTCCGGGACCCGCGCGTTGCCCGGACTGTCGTACGCGGCCTCCCAGCGGCCGTCCGCCCGGGCGCGTTCGACCTCGGCCAGGCCCTGCGGGCGCATCCGGCCCTGCTCGGTCAGCGCGGCGACCTTGTCACAGTTGATCTTCGACCATCTGCTCCTGGCCCTGCGCGGGGTGAACCGCTGCAACCAGAAGGCGTCGTCCAGCTTGCGCTTCTGGCCGTCGATCCAGCCGAAGCAGAGCGCCGAATCCAGCGCCTGCGGATAGTCGAGCGCGACCAGGCCCGGCGCCTTCTTCCGGAGCTTCAGCCAGATCCCGGTGGAGGAGTCGTGGTGCTCGGCGAGCCACCGCTCGAAGTCCTCGGCGGACTCGAACGCGATGATCTCCGGACCGTCGGTAGACCCGCTGTCGGTCGCGCCGCTGTCAGTCGGCATCGATGCTCTCCCCGTCGAGGTAGACCCAGGCGCCCTGCTCGCGGACGAACCGGCTGCGCTCGTGCAGCACGTCCTGCCCACCGTGGTCACGGTAGTACGCGCGGAACTCCACCACGCCCTCGGTGTGGAACGCGCTGCCGCCCTCGGTGTCCAGGATCTCCAGCCGCAGCCAGTGCTGCCCCGGATCCAGCCCCAGCCCGCCGGGCCGGGTCGACGAGTGCCAACTGCGCAGCAGGTACGGCTCGTCGCCGACGGCGAAGGCGCTGTAGCGGGACCGCATCAGCGCCTCGGCGCTGGGCGCGGCGGCCCGGCCCTGGTGGAACGCCCCGCAGCAGGCGCCGTAGCCGCGCCCCGACCCGCACGGGCAGGGGCTCTCCGACGTCGGTGTCCGACCCGCCTCCGGTCGCTGTCCGCCTGCCCGCCGTGCCCGCTGTGCCCGTGCCTTCGCCATGTCCGGCATTCTGCCCGACCGCTCCCGGACCGGCAGTTCGGATGCCCTGACCGGAGTACGACCGAGCGGTTAGAGTCGTCCCGTGGATCAGGAACTGGCAATACCGGAAACCGGAGTGGTGCATCTGTGGATGCGCGACACCGCCGCCGTCCCGACCGAACCCGACGTGCTCGACGCGGAGGAGCGGGAGCGCGCCGCGCGCTTCGTCCGTGACTCCGACCGCGAACGCTACACCGCCTCCCACCTGCTGCTGCGCCGCGTGCTCGCCAAGTACGCAGCGGTACCACCGGAGTTGCTGCGCTTCACCCGCGAGGAGTGCCCCTGCTGCAGTGAGCCGCACGGCCGCCCGGCCCTCGGCGGCATCCCCGGCGCCCCGCACTTCTCGCTCTCGCACGCCGGACCGCTGACGCTGATCGCGGTGGCGTCCGACCCGGTCGGCGCAGACGTCGAGGCGCACCCGAAGGCGTCCAGCGTGGCCAACCTGGTGAGCGTGCTGCACCCGGCCGAGCAGGCCGAGCTGACCGCCGCGCAACTCGACCCGAAGGCCTTCGCCCGGCTGTGGACCCGGAAGGAGGCCTACCTCAAGGGCCTCGGCTCCGGCCTGGGCCGGGACACCAAACTCGACTACGTCGGCGACCGGCAGCCCGGCCCCGAGGGCTGGACCCTGGCGGACACCCCCGCGCCCCCCGGCTTCTCCGCCGCCATCGCGCTGCGCGCCGCCACCCTCCACTTCGACACCCACTGACCGCGCACGGCCGTCCCGGCCGTCCCGGCGGGGCCGGCGGCCCCGCCGGGGTCAGCCGGTCACCTTGCCGATGAACGCGGCGACGTTCGCCACCGTCCGCTGGATCTTCTCCTCCAGCGTGAGCGACTCCTGGAGCCGGGCCCCGGCGCCCGCGTCCCGCTTCCCCCGCACGTACAGCGAGCAGGCGAGGTCGTTGCAGAGGTAGGTGCCGACCGAGTTGCCCTGCTGCCCGGCCTTGCCCGCCCTCGGCGCGACCATCAACGAGACGCCGCCGGTGTGCGCGGTCAGGCAGATCGCACACATGC includes these proteins:
- a CDS encoding YdeI family protein, which gives rise to MPTDSGATDSGSTDGPEIIAFESAEDFERWLAEHHDSSTGIWLKLRKKAPGLVALDYPQALDSALCFGWIDGQKRKLDDAFWLQRFTPRRARSRWSKINCDKVAALTEQGRMRPQGLAEVERARADGRWEAAYDSPGNARVPEDLALALAANPAAAEFFATLGGQNRYAVLYRIHEAKRPETRARRIETFVAMLAEGRTLN
- a CDS encoding 4'-phosphopantetheinyl transferase superfamily protein, producing MDQELAIPETGVVHLWMRDTAAVPTEPDVLDAEERERAARFVRDSDRERYTASHLLLRRVLAKYAAVPPELLRFTREECPCCSEPHGRPALGGIPGAPHFSLSHAGPLTLIAVASDPVGADVEAHPKASSVANLVSVLHPAEQAELTAAQLDPKAFARLWTRKEAYLKGLGSGLGRDTKLDYVGDRQPGPEGWTLADTPAPPGFSAAIALRAATLHFDTH
- a CDS encoding FBP domain-containing protein, with product MKPMTEQEIRDAFVNCTKGQAKRLAVPRDLAEQPWEDLDFLGWRDPQAPDRAYLAIELDGRPTAIALRSPAQRGMRRSMCAICLTAHTGGVSLMVAPRAGKAGQQGNSVGTYLCNDLACSLYVRGKRDAGAGARLQESLTLEEKIQRTVANVAAFIGKVTG
- a CDS encoding YchJ family protein; this translates as MAKARAQRARRAGGQRPEAGRTPTSESPCPCGSGRGYGACCGAFHQGRAAAPSAEALMRSRYSAFAVGDEPYLLRSWHSSTRPGGLGLDPGQHWLRLEILDTEGGSAFHTEGVVEFRAYYRDHGGQDVLHERSRFVREQGAWVYLDGESIDAD
- a CDS encoding SigE family RNA polymerase sigma factor, encoding MEHNFQEFAVGRGSQLYRTAYLLTAGDSHLAEDLVQEVLGRMFAAWGRLSRLDNPAGYAQTVLVNVFISQRRKRSSGELPTEVLAERAQDPARDGDPALRLTLLASLRQLPPQDRAVLVLRYWEDRSVEETAAALQLSSTAVRSRSSRALERLRGVLGSSSVAELAEH